Proteins from a genomic interval of Candidatus Nomurabacteria bacterium:
- the rplV gene encoding 50S ribosomal protein L22: protein MAENNTPLIKAIAKDIRISPRKVAVVADLVRRRTVADALVILEHTERKAALPIIKVINSAVANARHNLRMSNDDLEKLVIKTIMVTEGSVKLKRYAFVGTGRRARPRPMLKRSSHITVVLTSAAAVDEKKKEDKKEVKTPATKASAKPVEKTTAKPAVKKEVKK, encoded by the coding sequence ATGGCAGAGAATAATACTCCACTGATTAAAGCAATCGCGAAAGATATTCGCATCTCACCACGCAAAGTGGCCGTAGTTGCTGATCTAGTTCGTCGTAGAACAGTTGCTGATGCTTTAGTTATTCTAGAACACACAGAAAGAAAAGCAGCTTTGCCAATTATTAAAGTCATTAACTCAGCTGTTGCTAATGCTCGTCATAACTTAAGAATGTCAAATGATGATCTAGAAAAGTTAGTCATAAAAACTATTATGGTAACAGAAGGTTCTGTTAAGCTTAAGCGTTATGCTTTTGTTGGTACTGGACGTCGTGCTCGGCCTAGACCAATGCTAAAACGAAGCTCACATATCACTGTAGTTCTTACTTCTGCAGCAGCTGTAGACGAAAAAAAGAAAGAAGATAAAAAAGAAGTTAAAACTCCTGCAACAAAAGCTTCAGCTAAGCCAGTTGAAAAGACTACAGCTAAACCAGCAGTAAAGAAGGAGGTTAAAAAGTAA
- the rpsS gene encoding 30S ribosomal protein S19 yields MSRSVKKGPFVDFKLLKKVEALEPGSRTVIKTWARASTISPEMVGYTIAVHNGKLHVPVVITENMVGHKLGEFSPTRKFRKHGGKQK; encoded by the coding sequence ATGTCAAGATCAGTAAAAAAAGGACCATTCGTAGACTTCAAACTTCTAAAGAAGGTTGAAGCTCTTGAACCAGGCTCACGTACAGTTATAAAAACTTGGGCTCGTGCTTCTACTATCTCACCTGAGATGGTTGGTTATACAATTGCTGTACATAACGGAAAGCTACACGTTCCTGTAGTTATTACAGAAAATATGGTCGGACATAAGCTAGGCGAGTTCTCCCCTACTCGTAAGTTCCGAAAGCACGGAGGTAAGCAAAAGTAG
- the rplB gene encoding 50S ribosomal protein L2: MAVKVYKPTTPARRNMTSQDFSEITTSKPVKSLLSSKKSSAGRNNQGKITVRHRGGGVKKHYRQINFKPTEGSVFKVIHIEYDPNRTARIARVEDQDGKLHYLIAGLNWKQGQKITVGASAPIDEGNLLPLSKIPVGNQIFNIELQPGKGAQICRSAGVSAQLMAKEGDLALIKLPSGERRNVPITCTAMIGTVGNVQHQNVKLGSAGRKRKMGIRPTVRGVVMNPVDHPHGGGEGRGKGNNPSTPWGKPTLGYKTRHNKRTQKMIVRSRHQAKRRKG, encoded by the coding sequence ATGGCAGTTAAAGTTTACAAACCAACCACTCCTGCAAGGCGCAACATGACTTCACAAGACTTCAGTGAGATCACTACAAGCAAACCGGTAAAATCACTTCTATCTTCAAAAAAGTCTAGTGCAGGACGTAATAACCAAGGTAAAATCACAGTTCGTCACCGAGGTGGAGGAGTTAAGAAGCACTATCGTCAAATTAACTTTAAACCAACAGAAGGTTCAGTATTTAAAGTTATTCATATTGAATATGATCCAAACAGAACAGCTCGTATAGCTCGTGTAGAAGATCAGGACGGAAAACTTCACTACTTAATCGCAGGTTTAAACTGGAAGCAAGGCCAAAAAATTACAGTAGGCGCAAGTGCTCCAATTGACGAAGGTAATCTATTGCCGCTCTCAAAAATCCCAGTTGGTAACCAGATCTTTAATATTGAGTTACAGCCAGGTAAGGGAGCTCAAATCTGCCGCTCAGCCGGAGTCTCAGCACAGTTAATGGCCAAAGAAGGTGATTTAGCTCTAATCAAGTTACCAAGCGGAGAGCGACGAAACGTCCCAATTACTTGTACTGCCATGATCGGTACAGTCGGAAATGTTCAACATCAAAACGTAAAACTTGGTTCTGCGGGGCGCAAACGCAAAATGGGTATCCGCCCAACAGTTCGTGGAGTCGTCATGAACCCAGTAGATCACCCACATGGTGGTGGTGAAGGACGTGGGAAAGGTAATAACCCATCAACTCCATGGGGTAAGCCAACCCTTGGTTATAAGACTCGCCATAATAAGCGTACTCAGAAGATGATCGTAAGAAGTCGTCACCAAGCTAAGAGGCGTAAAGGATAG
- a CDS encoding 50S ribosomal protein L23 produces MAELAAIPHISEKAYASSIDGVYVFKVPTTANKAEVTKAVESKYNVTVTNVNLLNSQGKKARSIRRGSKAQPIYGKRSDTKKAYVTVKKGDLIQIEAFSEVSEEGAKK; encoded by the coding sequence ATGGCAGAGCTTGCAGCAATTCCTCATATCAGCGAGAAGGCTTACGCATCTAGTATTGATGGAGTTTATGTCTTTAAAGTTCCAACTACTGCTAATAAGGCAGAAGTAACTAAGGCGGTTGAGTCAAAATATAATGTAACAGTGACTAACGTTAATCTATTAAATTCTCAAGGTAAAAAGGCTCGCTCAATTAGACGTGGATCTAAAGCTCAGCCGATTTACGGTAAAAGGTCTGATACTAAAAAAGCTTACGTAACAGTTAAAAAGGGAGATCTAATCCAGATTGAAGCTTTTAGCGAAGTGAGTGAAGAAGGAGCTAAAAAATAA
- the rplD gene encoding 50S ribosomal protein L4, translated as MAEAKTTATSEAVKLNKDIFSLEVSNHELLGRSYRAYLANARSAQASAKKRGEVRGGGRKPWQQKGTGRARIGSTRAPHWRGGGVTFGPTGDQNYTITIPKSAKKVAIKQALSLKNQEKLVQTFQASALNIKDGKTKEVLDFLKKQKADQINRVLVVVANKDDKISRSASNLQNLKVVAANYLNVFDILNADLILLSSDSLPVIEKWLLENTSKVGSKKAEEKIATVKTGDAKKATKTNKRKVSVEDLKAKAEGGDK; from the coding sequence ATGGCCGAAGCAAAAACTACAGCTACTTCTGAAGCAGTAAAGCTTAATAAAGATATTTTCTCATTAGAAGTATCAAACCATGAGTTACTTGGTAGAAGCTACCGAGCTTACCTAGCAAACGCTCGCTCAGCCCAAGCATCTGCAAAAAAGCGTGGAGAAGTAAGAGGTGGTGGACGTAAGCCTTGGCAACAAAAAGGTACTGGACGAGCTCGTATCGGGTCTACTCGTGCTCCGCACTGGCGTGGTGGTGGTGTAACTTTCGGCCCAACTGGAGATCAAAACTATACAATTACAATCCCAAAGAGCGCCAAAAAAGTAGCTATTAAACAAGCACTATCACTTAAGAATCAAGAAAAACTAGTTCAGACTTTCCAAGCATCAGCTCTTAATATTAAAGATGGTAAGACAAAAGAAGTACTAGATTTTTTAAAAAAGCAAAAAGCTGACCAAATTAACAGAGTACTAGTCGTTGTCGCAAATAAGGATGATAAGATTTCTCGATCTGCATCTAACTTACAAAATCTAAAAGTAGTTGCTGCTAATTATTTAAATGTATTTGATATCTTAAATGCAGATTTAATTCTACTCTCATCAGACAGTCTACCAGTAATCGAAAAATGGTTGCTCGAAAATACTTCAAAAGTTGGATCTAAAAAAGCTGAAGAAAAGATTGCTACCGTTAAAACTGGTGATGCAAAAAAAGCCACTAAGACTAATAAAAGAAAAGTCTCAGTAGAAGATCTAAAAGCTAAGGCTGAAGGAGGAGATAAGTAA
- the rplC gene encoding 50S ribosomal protein L3, producing MKAIIGTKLGMTQVVNEAGHLVPVTLVEAGPCTVTQIKNIEKDGYSAIQLGYGESKKLNKAQTGHLKQAASSSKKLKEFRVEEESISEELKVGSNVTIANFEEGDVVKVTAISKGKGFAGTIKRHNFSRGPVSHGSHNVRGPGSIGSMYPQKVFKGKKMAGHMGNEQVTTRGLKVAYLDAAANIIGIKGAIPGPNKGIVYIVGGAK from the coding sequence ATGAAGGCCATTATCGGTACAAAACTAGGAATGACTCAGGTCGTTAATGAGGCTGGACATCTCGTGCCAGTTACTCTAGTAGAAGCCGGACCTTGTACTGTGACCCAAATTAAAAATATCGAAAAAGACGGATATAGTGCTATTCAACTGGGTTACGGAGAATCAAAGAAATTGAATAAAGCACAAACTGGCCACCTCAAGCAGGCGGCTTCTTCGTCTAAAAAATTAAAAGAATTTAGAGTCGAAGAAGAATCAATTTCAGAAGAGCTAAAAGTTGGCTCAAATGTAACAATCGCAAATTTTGAAGAAGGTGATGTTGTTAAGGTCACAGCAATATCTAAGGGTAAAGGGTTTGCTGGAACAATTAAAAGACATAACTTCTCTCGTGGCCCAGTGTCTCACGGTAGTCATAACGTTCGTGGGCCAGGTTCAATTGGATCAATGTACCCACAAAAAGTCTTTAAGGGCAAAAAGATGGCTGGCCACATGGGTAATGAGCAAGTTACAACTCGTGGCTTAAAAGTAGCCTACCTTGATGCTGCCGCTAACATTATTGGCATTAAAGGTGCTATTCCAGGCCCAAATAAAGGTATCGTCTACATTGTAGGAGGAGCTAAATAA
- a CDS encoding DUF378 domain-containing protein — protein sequence MGNKQLSLVSLVLVVVGALNWGLVGFFDYNLVVELADLVVSGQALENVVRVVYAVVGLAGVYQLVDLVNSKK from the coding sequence ATGGGAAATAAACAATTGAGTTTAGTATCACTTGTACTTGTAGTAGTAGGAGCTCTTAACTGGGGTCTAGTTGGATTCTTTGATTACAACTTAGTAGTTGAGCTAGCTGACCTAGTAGTTAGCGGTCAAGCTCTAGAAAATGTAGTACGCGTTGTTTACGCAGTAGTAGGTTTAGCTGGTGTTTACCAACTTGTTGATCTTGTTAACTCTAAGAAGTAA
- a CDS encoding peptide deformylase encodes MREPKILKRTEFGNPILQTPSKKLTKKEISSEEIHQLIADMRHTVSVKKYGVGIAAPQVGHPVALSVISIKKTPSRPNVKEFESVIINPSFEGLGKKEEMWEGCISFSAMQSPVFAKAVRYKRIRAKWIDEKGISQEEDLDGLIAHVFQHETDHLNGILFPERVKDHRSWMNANEYKKMIVSKIKDKKKTD; translated from the coding sequence ATGAGAGAGCCAAAGATTCTAAAAAGAACAGAATTTGGAAATCCTATCTTACAGACTCCTTCAAAAAAGCTCACCAAAAAAGAAATATCCTCAGAAGAGATACATCAATTGATTGCTGATATGCGACACACCGTATCAGTAAAAAAGTACGGAGTTGGTATAGCTGCTCCTCAAGTAGGTCATCCAGTAGCTCTCTCTGTTATTTCTATTAAAAAAACACCATCTCGACCAAATGTCAAAGAATTCGAGTCAGTAATTATTAATCCAAGTTTTGAAGGTCTAGGGAAAAAAGAAGAAATGTGGGAAGGATGCATCAGCTTTTCAGCTATGCAAAGTCCGGTATTTGCTAAAGCAGTTAGGTATAAAAGAATTAGGGCTAAATGGATAGATGAAAAAGGTATTTCTCAAGAGGAAGATCTAGATGGTCTGATCGCACATGTGTTCCAGCACGAGACTGATCACCTAAACGGCATCCTATTCCCAGAAAGAGTCAAGGATCATCGTTCATGGATGAACGCCAACGAATATAAAAAGATGATAGTATCTAAGATTAAAGATAAAAAGAAGACGGATTGA
- a CDS encoding FAD-dependent oxidoreductase, whose translation MSDTKSTIYDILMIGAGPSALAAAIYTTREDLNTLLLEKGAIGGLAALTDRVDNYPGFPDGLTGLELAQGMEKQAERFGAKIDFGTVINLSRDEKKNIITVNTEEGGEFKTRSVLIATGTHYRELNIPGEKEFWGKGVHWCATCDGAFYRDKKLVVVGGGNSAIQEGIFLTRFASEIDILVRSDKLKASEVLIEELDEYIKSGKIRVHFNTTPVEILGKDGQVTGVKTFTGEDKKEKVFECDGVFEFIGLIPNTQFLEASGVELDEYKFVKTDLSLMTSVPGVFASGDCRSGATMQIASATGEGATAALMIRQYIEGK comes from the coding sequence ATGTCTGATACAAAATCTACTATTTACGATATATTAATGATTGGAGCAGGGCCTAGTGCTCTAGCGGCAGCTATCTATACAACTAGAGAGGATCTAAATACTCTACTTCTAGAAAAAGGTGCTATCGGCGGGCTTGCGGCTTTGACTGATAGAGTGGACAATTACCCCGGCTTCCCAGATGGTTTAACTGGGTTAGAACTAGCCCAAGGGATGGAAAAGCAAGCCGAGCGTTTTGGAGCTAAAATTGATTTTGGTACAGTTATTAATCTTTCTCGAGATGAAAAGAAAAATATCATTACTGTAAATACGGAAGAAGGTGGAGAATTTAAAACCAGATCAGTTTTAATTGCAACAGGTACTCACTACAGAGAATTAAATATCCCAGGAGAAAAAGAATTCTGGGGAAAAGGTGTCCACTGGTGTGCTACCTGCGATGGCGCATTCTATCGAGATAAAAAACTGGTCGTTGTTGGCGGTGGTAACTCAGCAATACAAGAGGGGATCTTTTTAACTCGTTTTGCTAGTGAAATTGATATCTTAGTTAGATCAGATAAACTTAAAGCCTCAGAGGTGCTTATAGAAGAACTAGATGAGTATATAAAGTCTGGCAAAATAAGAGTCCACTTTAATACTACTCCAGTGGAGATTCTAGGCAAAGACGGTCAAGTAACTGGCGTCAAAACATTTACCGGAGAAGACAAAAAAGAAAAAGTTTTTGAATGTGATGGTGTATTTGAATTTATAGGACTTATTCCAAATACTCAGTTCTTAGAAGCTTCTGGAGTAGAACTTGATGAATACAAGTTTGTTAAAACAGATTTAAGTTTAATGACTAGCGTTCCTGGAGTATTTGCCTCAGGAGATTGTCGCTCAGGAGCAACCATGCAAATTGCCTCCGCAACTGGAGAAGGCGCCACCGCTGCCCTTATGATCCGCCAATATATTGAGGGTAAGTAA
- a CDS encoding glutaredoxin family protein has translation MSKITMYTTTTCASCQMVKKWLTMKNQEWEEVHLDEHPERQQEAIELSGSTTVPITLIENDGTKNVIVGFKPAQLAEAIA, from the coding sequence ATGTCAAAAATTACAATGTATACTACAACCACTTGTGCAAGTTGTCAGATGGTCAAAAAATGGCTAACTATGAAGAACCAGGAGTGGGAAGAAGTGCACTTAGATGAGCATCCAGAAAGGCAACAAGAGGCAATTGAGCTAAGTGGCTCTACGACAGTTCCAATAACTTTAATAGAAAATGATGGGACCAAAAATGTAATCGTAGGTTTTAAGCCAGCCCAACTTGCTGAAGCAATCGCTTAA
- the mltG gene encoding endolytic transglycosylase MltG, protein MKTYYHHKHGAIKDSKLLNLNSPKKVLLISLSVILLLIGVSYMWYKTSLQPVGKGESKPFVVAKGDSVNDILDRLKKDKLIKSSLSLKIHAKINGTYSKLKVGKYSISPELSGPQIVEIISGGKVSDAKLTILAGKTVQEILPELYQHFGQGQVQQTLDNLESDFHPILADQPKSSSINLEGYFLPETYTDLNSGVSFEDWLKRNFDLYSERISSLRDKIATRGFNLHEAFTLASIIQKESSVPEEQKKIAQVFETRLQRGISLGADPTFIYAAKLKGVEPSPTIDSPYNTRIYKGLPPTPIGTFELTALKAVADPAQTDFLYFVAGDDGTIYYNYTEEEHQADIKAYCQKLCN, encoded by the coding sequence ATGAAGACATATTATCACCACAAGCATGGCGCTATTAAAGATTCGAAGTTACTAAACTTAAACTCACCAAAAAAAGTTCTATTAATCTCGCTCTCAGTGATCTTACTATTGATTGGAGTAAGCTACATGTGGTACAAAACTTCATTGCAACCAGTCGGCAAAGGTGAGAGCAAGCCATTTGTCGTGGCTAAAGGAGATTCGGTTAATGATATCTTAGATAGATTAAAAAAAGATAAACTAATAAAATCATCCTTAAGCTTAAAGATCCATGCAAAAATAAATGGTACCTACTCTAAGTTAAAAGTTGGAAAATACTCAATATCTCCAGAGCTTTCTGGGCCTCAAATAGTCGAGATAATATCAGGAGGCAAAGTGTCAGACGCCAAACTAACAATCTTAGCCGGAAAAACAGTACAAGAAATACTACCAGAACTTTATCAGCATTTTGGTCAAGGTCAGGTACAACAGACTTTGGATAATCTTGAGTCTGATTTTCATCCAATATTGGCAGACCAACCAAAGTCATCATCAATTAATCTAGAAGGCTACTTTCTTCCAGAAACATACACCGACTTAAACAGTGGAGTAAGTTTTGAAGATTGGCTAAAACGAAACTTTGACTTATATTCTGAACGCATCTCATCTCTTAGGGATAAGATTGCTACTCGAGGCTTTAACCTCCATGAAGCATTCACTTTAGCTTCAATAATCCAAAAAGAATCATCAGTTCCAGAAGAGCAAAAAAAGATTGCCCAAGTTTTTGAAACTCGTCTCCAAAGAGGTATCTCACTAGGCGCAGATCCAACATTTATATATGCTGCTAAACTTAAGGGGGTAGAACCGAGTCCAACAATTGATTCCCCTTATAATACTCGAATCTATAAAGGGCTTCCCCCTACTCCTATTGGTACTTTTGAACTTACTGCTCTAAAGGCAGTCGCAGATCCAGCTCAAACTGATTTTCTGTATTTTGTAGCGGGTGACGATGGCACTATTTACTATAATTATACCGAAGAAGAGCATCAAGCAGATATAAAAGCCTACTGTCAAAAACTCTGCAACTAA
- the ruvX gene encoding Holliday junction resolvase RuvX has protein sequence MKIISLDFGEKYIGVAYADTDSVLIAQPLEIISNKSDGKEIETIDNICKKKRAEAIVLGYPRNLSGNATLQTREVEVFGDKLKSTIQIPLIYQDETLSSVLVRDELSEDKKGKKKRIDDQAAALILQDYLEQEFRK, from the coding sequence ATGAAGATTATCTCACTCGACTTTGGAGAAAAATATATAGGAGTTGCATACGCTGATACTGATTCTGTATTGATAGCTCAGCCTTTAGAGATTATCTCTAATAAAAGTGACGGTAAAGAGATAGAGACAATAGATAATATTTGTAAAAAAAAGAGGGCAGAAGCTATAGTTCTCGGTTATCCTAGAAACCTAAGTGGTAATGCAACTCTACAAACTAGAGAAGTTGAGGTTTTTGGTGATAAACTTAAAAGTACTATACAAATCCCCTTAATATACCAAGATGAAACACTCTCAAGTGTTCTAGTAAGAGATGAACTCAGCGAAGATAAAAAGGGTAAAAAAAAGAGAATTGATGACCAAGCAGCAGCTTTAATTCTACAAGATTATTTAGAACAAGAGTTTAGGAAATAA
- a CDS encoding RpiB/LacA/LacB family sugar-phosphate isomerase, with protein MLYIGADHQGRLVKNDLLAFLKRQGIIFEEIGKENYSSEDDYPDFATAVSLKVLEDTENKGILLCGSGQGMAIAANRFRGIRAGLCWNLEETTLARSDDDINILCLPRSLFNEKKEGSEEENSNWQSVIKAFLETDFKDAPKYSRRKEKLDRLP; from the coding sequence ATGTTATATATCGGAGCGGATCATCAAGGTAGATTAGTCAAAAATGATTTATTGGCTTTTTTAAAGAGACAGGGAATTATTTTTGAAGAAATTGGCAAAGAGAACTACTCCTCAGAAGATGATTATCCTGACTTTGCCACGGCTGTATCTTTAAAAGTTCTTGAAGATACTGAGAATAAAGGGATTCTTTTATGCGGAAGTGGCCAAGGCATGGCTATTGCTGCAAACAGATTCAGGGGTATTAGGGCCGGGCTATGCTGGAATCTTGAAGAAACAACTCTTGCAAGAAGTGATGACGATATTAATATTTTATGTTTACCAAGAAGTTTATTTAATGAGAAAAAAGAGGGGAGTGAAGAAGAGAATAGCAACTGGCAAAGTGTTATAAAAGCTTTCTTAGAAACCGATTTTAAAGATGCCCCAAAATATTCGAGACGTAAAGAAAAATTAGATCGGCTGCCTTAG
- a CDS encoding D-alanyl-D-alanine carboxypeptidase family protein — MLGILLLLTLNTGQLNSSYTSLQKDLKPVISASSIITSETCQNGPVREFDLSDIEGHKVNKLLYLQVKDILKQARKEGKPISLNSTFRPCAEQSSLRKSNCGGDTSLPAEACSPPTEKPGESLHNYGMAIDFKCDDSPIFANSSCYTWLKTNAQKYKLQQRAEEPWHWSFTGK; from the coding sequence ATGTTAGGTATTCTTTTACTACTTACTTTAAACACTGGCCAACTTAATTCTAGTTACACATCTCTACAAAAAGATTTAAAACCTGTCATTTCTGCCTCAAGCATAATCACCTCAGAAACTTGCCAGAATGGTCCAGTTAGAGAGTTTGATTTATCTGATATTGAAGGGCATAAAGTTAATAAACTTCTCTACCTCCAAGTAAAAGACATCTTAAAGCAAGCCAGAAAAGAGGGCAAGCCGATTAGTTTAAATTCTACTTTTAGACCGTGCGCGGAGCAGAGTAGTTTAAGAAAAAGTAATTGTGGGGGAGACACTTCCCTGCCCGCCGAAGCATGTAGCCCACCTACCGAAAAACCTGGAGAAAGTTTGCACAACTATGGCATGGCCATAGATTTTAAATGTGATGACTCCCCTATTTTTGCCAATTCTTCTTGCTATACCTGGCTAAAAACCAATGCGCAAAAATATAAACTTCAGCAAAGAGCAGAAGAGCCATGGCATTGGAGCTTCACCGGCAAGTAA
- a CDS encoding LOG family protein, which produces MDSKGQSLTICVSGAAHGPTVDLDYKIAFDIGKKIAEKGHILITGATVGLPDWAAQGAKSVGGVSIGISPAQSYKEHVTKYRLPTENYDFILYTGMHYVGRDSLLINSSDCVISIGGRMGTVHEFATAIEAHKPVGVVSNSGGTSDLFDELMVVAGMCKGGVCNDRHDIFYNEDIDKLLDNVIKATFDKFKKIK; this is translated from the coding sequence ATGGATTCTAAAGGACAAAGTTTAACTATTTGTGTGAGCGGAGCTGCACACGGGCCTACTGTAGATCTCGATTACAAAATTGCTTTTGATATTGGCAAGAAGATTGCCGAAAAAGGTCATATTTTAATTACTGGCGCCACAGTAGGCTTACCAGACTGGGCGGCTCAAGGTGCAAAAAGTGTTGGTGGGGTTAGTATCGGAATTAGTCCAGCACAAAGCTATAAAGAGCATGTTACAAAGTATAGACTGCCAACAGAGAATTATGATTTTATCTTGTATACTGGAATGCACTATGTTGGTCGGGATAGTTTATTAATTAATAGTTCTGACTGTGTAATCTCAATTGGAGGCCGCATGGGTACTGTGCATGAATTTGCAACCGCGATTGAAGCCCATAAACCTGTTGGTGTTGTTAGTAATTCTGGTGGTACTTCTGACCTTTTTGATGAATTGATGGTTGTAGCCGGAATGTGTAAAGGGGGAGTCTGCAATGATAGGCACGACATTTTTTATAACGAAGACATTGACAAACTACTAGATAATGTTATAAAAGCAACATTTGATAAATTCAAAAAGATCAAATAA
- a CDS encoding ABC transporter ATP-binding protein → MKKNKQAGQKDQSIKAILSLYRYNWLKYTSTATVVVIACIFEAFLPIISGYIIGNIVSLQENYSKLGFLLFAMVGSGVIHAIFWHLGDYMVVWNIVPSFHKYRRIIFDKAWDKDYSEYIQKPSGKIAASVNTIYQDYDNLYASFHYGFITLIVPYTVFIVYMFSTVWINGLILSGFLLIALLTLSLQLKNIREKGASHADYKAETDGKTYDSYSNFTNVISFRAHKKEFISDEKRINELLQRRKKGDYSVLNYWSTSSLLARGILWSVVLLVNFSMLKKGDISTSQFATAITVLFTFTSHFWELVHEVSAINTKMASYKQNYNYLFPGRNVVKEYYHEQKQKKVKIFKPSFNDSIKLNKLNFAYPDRLDNLVLRNINLDIRKNEKIGIVGKSGSGKSTLIKLLLGFYDYKEGSIQIDEKNVPKEELGIINSYVPQDTTLFQQSIAYNIAYAKGGRATKEEIIKAAKKAHAHEFIDSLPDKYETLVGERGIKLSLGQRQRIAIARAFLKESDLLILDEATSALDSKTEKLVQESLEDLWKGKTVIAIAHRLSTLNNVDRIIVMDKGKIVEQGTKAELLSLGGIFAELWNHQKDGLIIEDETEN, encoded by the coding sequence ATGAAAAAGAATAAACAAGCTGGTCAAAAAGACCAGTCAATCAAGGCTATACTAAGTCTTTATCGATACAATTGGCTAAAGTATACGAGCACTGCTACCGTTGTGGTAATTGCGTGTATCTTTGAGGCTTTTTTGCCAATCATCTCTGGTTACATAATAGGTAATATAGTATCTTTGCAGGAGAACTATAGTAAGTTGGGCTTTTTATTATTCGCTATGGTAGGGAGCGGAGTTATTCATGCTATCTTCTGGCACTTGGGAGACTACATGGTAGTATGGAACATTGTACCTAGTTTTCATAAGTACAGACGGATTATTTTTGATAAAGCCTGGGATAAAGACTATAGCGAATATATTCAAAAACCGAGTGGTAAGATAGCTGCATCAGTCAACACAATCTACCAAGATTATGATAATCTTTATGCATCTTTTCACTATGGTTTTATTACACTTATAGTCCCATACACAGTTTTCATAGTGTATATGTTCTCTACAGTGTGGATTAATGGGCTCATCCTAAGTGGATTTTTGCTTATAGCTTTATTGACCTTAAGTCTACAGCTGAAGAATATTCGTGAAAAAGGAGCTAGTCACGCAGACTATAAGGCTGAAACAGATGGAAAAACTTATGACTCATATTCTAATTTTACAAATGTAATATCTTTTAGGGCTCATAAAAAAGAATTTATATCAGATGAAAAAAGAATAAATGAGTTACTTCAAAGAAGAAAAAAAGGAGACTATTCAGTACTTAACTATTGGTCTACCTCAAGTCTGCTTGCTAGAGGAATACTTTGGTCAGTCGTATTATTAGTAAACTTTTCTATGCTAAAAAAGGGAGATATCAGTACCTCTCAATTCGCAACTGCAATTACAGTTCTCTTTACCTTTACTAGTCATTTTTGGGAGCTTGTTCATGAGGTTAGTGCAATTAACACCAAGATGGCTTCTTATAAGCAAAACTATAACTATCTATTTCCAGGAAGAAACGTTGTTAAAGAGTACTATCATGAACAAAAACAAAAGAAGGTTAAGATATTTAAGCCTAGTTTTAACGACTCAATTAAGCTTAATAAACTTAACTTCGCTTATCCAGATAGACTAGATAATCTAGTACTAAGGAACATCAATCTAGACATAAGAAAGAACGAAAAGATTGGAATAGTAGGGAAGAGTGGTTCAGGAAAGTCTACACTTATTAAGTTATTACTTGGCTTTTACGATTACAAAGAAGGCTCGATCCAGATTGATGAAAAAAATGTACCAAAAGAAGAACTTGGCATAATAAACTCTTATGTACCTCAAGATACAACCTTATTCCAGCAGAGCATTGCTTACAATATTGCATATGCAAAAGGTGGTAGAGCTACTAAAGAGGAGATAATTAAGGCTGCTAAAAAAGCTCATGCACATGAGTTTATTGATTCGCTTCCAGATAAATATGAAACATTAGTAGGTGAGCGCGGCATCAAGCTTAGTCTCGGTCAACGTCAAAGAATTGCTATTGCCAGGGCGTTCTTAAAAGAATCTGATTTATTAATACTAGACGAAGCAACCTCAGCACTAGATTCTAAAACTGAGAAACTAGTCCAAGAAAGCTTAGAAGACTTATGGAAGGGGAAGACCGTAATCGCAATCGCTCACAGACTCTCAACACTTAATAATGTCGATAGAATTATCGTTATGGATAAAGGAAAGATAGTTGAGCAAGGCACAAAGGCTGAGTTATTAAGCTTAGGCGGGATCTTCGCTGAGCTCTGGAATCACCAGAAAGACGGCTTAATAATCGAAGACGAAACTGAGAATTAG